A region of Maridesulfovibrio sp. DNA encodes the following proteins:
- a CDS encoding cyclic nucleotide-binding protein, whose protein sequence is MRSPILIKLLFLAIAVFLLPPAANASPTLISIGNFLTPSGQPAPEFRSFVLRKITESGMNCTNGTAESPKSRYALSGLMLTDEHGTSFSALLTDNFHLEPDVFIKGKQVGGSTSEPAAARLADSVIKLISNQSVASIEVNGDSRLTPNAVMALAQILPGEKATPQKIIAGRIILENCGLFEKSRIYLTPGPQGRKVKISVTERSSIIPGSIPGPGKALLDNILGPPETTLPEFPISADADFSNMGNGTCSGYLAYRAESILTRLGHSAQDFGAEDIEDLVAIAAAIRNNISTYDSSCRDMCIILMKMCSMLDSKTIRDITEKLQQDISRHKTDPKILKKDLQRIEFFTQAYSAAQEAQQILSSRIFHDRIHSPVVPWVLFSLGEQALKNENIARAAPLLSGALSVSSLPVSPEMLLTAAKAQYSNLDREAGGAATSQLKPLLADPDLNDELREQIKSLPRLAALCEKALSITENDNFELQLEKGNALILLDRPDLAEPLFHRLHGVEPDDARPFTGFARLAFQRTGNLLSVRPYLERAARLHHKDRFFYELALAYRLERIIAEALPTIKIDGRNSEEASATRFLLPKAAEYAEGYEKYNRPQAKLIKAGINVLGEWLSYPAMTTDEAFENMFRQTQELEKEMGEQPEILSASLYFSTSASDKNEAEKLLNRPLSVKAGSEPRFLQLNLLIREMAIAPSPKIAEVLEQAGRSSFSGAVNKEKAVMLKADALAVAGIYTNSTETLERARSLYSLALDSNETGNGRLFNNLACVTLALGLTGEADDLYDEALDRSPEIPEAVYLGKAISSHSGDELNPALDELSKTGVLAKFTIPDVQNGTDSATNEPRKRIKTFFLDEEKGISSGYDNYRGLWIEFNLNSNIWLLPSLRNETVKQP, encoded by the coding sequence ATGCGTTCTCCAATACTCATAAAACTTCTTTTTCTCGCAATTGCCGTTTTTCTGCTGCCGCCAGCAGCCAACGCATCTCCCACCCTCATATCAATCGGTAATTTTTTAACCCCTTCGGGACAGCCAGCACCGGAATTCAGGTCCTTTGTACTCCGTAAAATAACCGAATCCGGAATGAACTGCACCAACGGAACAGCCGAATCACCTAAATCAAGATACGCCCTTTCCGGTTTAATGCTGACAGATGAGCACGGGACCTCCTTTTCTGCTCTGCTGACTGATAATTTTCATCTGGAGCCGGATGTCTTCATCAAAGGGAAGCAGGTAGGCGGAAGCACTTCCGAACCGGCTGCAGCCAGACTGGCCGATTCTGTGATAAAACTCATTTCAAACCAGTCTGTTGCATCCATTGAGGTAAACGGAGACTCCCGGCTGACACCCAATGCAGTAATGGCACTGGCCCAGATTCTGCCCGGAGAAAAAGCCACCCCGCAGAAAATAATTGCCGGACGGATCATACTTGAAAACTGCGGACTATTTGAAAAGTCCCGTATTTATCTCACCCCCGGCCCGCAAGGACGCAAGGTTAAAATATCAGTCACCGAAAGAAGCAGCATTATTCCGGGCTCCATTCCCGGTCCGGGCAAAGCCCTGCTGGACAATATTCTGGGACCGCCGGAAACAACTCTGCCCGAATTTCCAATTTCCGCCGATGCTGATTTTTCCAACATGGGCAACGGAACCTGCTCCGGGTATCTGGCCTACCGGGCCGAAAGTATTCTCACCCGTCTGGGACACAGCGCCCAGGACTTCGGCGCAGAAGATATTGAAGATCTGGTCGCAATTGCCGCTGCAATCAGGAACAATATATCAACCTATGACTCCTCATGCCGGGATATGTGCATCATCCTGATGAAAATGTGCTCCATGCTGGATTCCAAAACAATTCGGGACATCACTGAAAAACTGCAACAGGACATAAGCCGACATAAAACCGACCCGAAAATTCTTAAAAAAGACCTTCAGCGTATTGAATTTTTTACTCAGGCATACAGTGCAGCACAAGAAGCACAGCAGATTCTATCATCCAGAATTTTTCATGACCGCATCCACTCCCCGGTTGTCCCGTGGGTTCTGTTTTCTCTTGGAGAACAGGCTCTGAAAAACGAAAATATTGCCCGCGCAGCCCCCCTGCTGAGTGGAGCCCTTTCCGTTTCATCCCTGCCGGTATCGCCTGAAATGCTACTGACCGCAGCAAAAGCGCAATACAGCAACCTTGACCGGGAAGCCGGAGGAGCAGCTACGTCGCAGCTTAAACCGCTGCTGGCAGACCCTGATCTGAATGACGAATTGCGTGAACAGATCAAGTCCCTGCCAAGGCTGGCCGCACTATGCGAGAAAGCCCTGTCGATTACCGAGAATGACAATTTCGAACTGCAGCTTGAAAAAGGAAACGCGCTTATCCTTCTGGACAGACCTGATCTGGCAGAACCCCTTTTCCACAGACTGCACGGCGTAGAGCCTGACGACGCAAGACCATTCACCGGCTTCGCTCGCCTTGCATTCCAAAGGACAGGTAACCTGCTCTCGGTGAGACCATATCTGGAGCGGGCAGCACGGCTGCATCACAAAGACCGTTTTTTTTATGAACTGGCCCTCGCTTACAGACTTGAACGGATCATTGCCGAAGCCCTGCCCACCATTAAAATAGACGGACGAAATTCCGAAGAAGCTTCTGCAACAAGGTTCCTTCTGCCAAAAGCCGCGGAATATGCAGAAGGATATGAAAAATACAACCGTCCGCAGGCTAAACTTATCAAAGCCGGGATTAATGTTCTCGGAGAATGGCTGTCCTACCCGGCCATGACCACCGACGAAGCTTTTGAAAACATGTTCAGGCAAACTCAAGAACTGGAAAAGGAGATGGGAGAACAACCGGAAATACTGTCCGCCAGCCTCTATTTCTCCACCAGTGCCAGCGACAAGAATGAAGCCGAAAAGCTGCTCAACCGCCCCCTTTCAGTGAAGGCCGGGTCTGAGCCCAGATTTCTCCAACTCAACCTGCTTATCCGCGAAATGGCCATTGCGCCGTCTCCGAAAATTGCTGAAGTGTTGGAACAAGCCGGAAGGTCAAGTTTCTCAGGTGCCGTCAACAAGGAAAAAGCTGTGATGCTGAAGGCAGATGCACTGGCTGTTGCCGGGATATACACAAATTCAACGGAAACCCTTGAACGGGCACGCTCCCTGTATTCCCTTGCTCTTGACTCTAATGAGACCGGAAACGGAAGACTGTTTAACAATCTGGCCTGCGTAACTCTGGCTCTCGGTCTGACCGGTGAAGCAGATGACCTTTACGATGAAGCTTTGGACAGATCCCCGGAAATACCTGAGGCTGTATATTTGGGAAAGGCGATATCTTCCCATTCCGGCGATGAACTGAACCCGGCTTTGGACGAACTTTCAAAAACTGGTGTTCTTGCAAAATTCACCATACCCGACGTGCAAAACGGAACAGACTCCGCAACAAATGAGCCCAGGAAAAGAATAAAAACTTTTTTTCTGGATGAGGAGAAAGGTATTTCAAGCGGTTATGACAACTACAGAGGGCTGTGGATTGAATTCAATTTAAACAGTAATATCTGGTTGTTACCGTCACTGCGCAACGAAACCGTTAAACAGCCCTAA
- the acs gene encoding acetate--CoA ligase, which yields MDNKDTLDSLLHEERVFRPLPQMLIEAGVNPQDLRAARELADVDLCSYWEEAAEELDWFKKWEKVCDISDAPDYHWFSGARCNIVYNALDRHIETVNKNRLALIWEGEPGDSRQYTYYELYRAVNRFANGLKGLGVGKGDRVVLYMPQLPETVIAMLACARIGAVHSLVFSGFSARLLRDRVREINPRVVVTADGFYRNGQVIRLKEEVDRALLDEPAEALEAVVVVHRANVEVNMDSARDYWYADIVRHERSHAPAEIMAADDPLFILHTSGTTGQPKGLVHSHGGYMVGVHRTFKWVFDLRPTDIFWCSADPGWITGHSYLVYGPLLAGTTTVMYEGHSLYPQADRLWNIISKYGVTIFYTSPTQIRTLMRFGHRYPEQHDLSSLRILGAVGEPFNPEAWLWMYENIGKGQCPVLDTWWQTETGMIMISPMPVSVLKPGSVTRPLPGIDAEVVDADGNPVPEGKGGYLVIRKPWPAMFSDVLGDREEVMDNYWKRIPGMFYAGDVARKDEDGYFWIQGRADDVLIISGHRIGTAEVECALTRHPQVAEAVVVGVADKIKGQVAKGYVTLNHGVVESDDLHHELKEHIRRELGPIVIVRSIEFRDELPKTSSGKIKRSELG from the coding sequence ATGGATAATAAAGATACACTGGACAGCCTGTTGCATGAAGAGAGGGTCTTCCGTCCCCTGCCCCAGATGCTCATTGAGGCGGGTGTTAATCCGCAGGATCTGCGTGCTGCGCGGGAACTGGCGGACGTTGATCTCTGTTCCTATTGGGAAGAAGCCGCCGAAGAACTGGACTGGTTTAAAAAATGGGAAAAAGTTTGCGATATTTCCGACGCCCCTGATTACCACTGGTTCAGCGGTGCGCGTTGCAACATCGTCTACAACGCCCTTGACCGCCACATTGAGACCGTCAACAAGAACCGTCTTGCCCTGATATGGGAGGGGGAGCCGGGCGATTCCCGCCAGTATACATATTATGAACTGTACAGGGCGGTTAATCGGTTTGCCAACGGTCTGAAAGGACTGGGGGTCGGAAAAGGGGACCGGGTTGTTCTTTATATGCCCCAACTGCCGGAGACAGTTATTGCCATGCTGGCTTGTGCCCGTATCGGGGCAGTGCATTCACTTGTTTTTTCGGGTTTTTCCGCCCGTCTGTTGCGTGATCGGGTCCGCGAAATCAATCCCCGTGTGGTGGTCACCGCGGACGGCTTTTACCGCAACGGGCAGGTAATACGTCTTAAGGAAGAGGTTGACCGTGCCTTGCTGGATGAACCTGCAGAAGCGTTGGAGGCCGTTGTGGTTGTGCACCGGGCCAACGTGGAAGTTAATATGGATTCCGCTCGGGACTATTGGTACGCGGATATTGTCCGGCATGAACGTTCCCATGCTCCTGCTGAGATCATGGCTGCGGATGATCCCCTGTTTATCCTGCATACCTCCGGGACTACTGGGCAGCCCAAGGGACTTGTCCATTCCCATGGTGGGTATATGGTCGGGGTTCATAGAACCTTCAAATGGGTGTTTGATCTAAGACCTACTGACATTTTCTGGTGTTCAGCTGATCCGGGCTGGATTACCGGGCACAGCTATCTTGTCTACGGCCCGTTGCTGGCCGGGACCACCACGGTCATGTATGAAGGGCATTCTCTTTATCCTCAGGCTGACCGTCTCTGGAATATTATTTCCAAGTACGGGGTCACAATTTTTTATACTTCACCAACTCAGATAAGGACCCTCATGCGTTTCGGGCACCGTTACCCGGAACAGCACGACTTGTCGTCCCTGCGTATCCTCGGTGCTGTGGGTGAACCGTTCAACCCTGAAGCATGGCTCTGGATGTACGAAAACATCGGCAAGGGCCAGTGTCCGGTGCTGGATACATGGTGGCAGACTGAAACCGGAATGATCATGATCAGCCCCATGCCCGTGTCTGTGCTTAAGCCCGGTTCGGTGACCCGGCCCCTGCCCGGCATTGATGCCGAGGTGGTGGACGCCGATGGCAATCCAGTCCCTGAAGGCAAGGGCGGATATCTTGTCATAAGAAAGCCGTGGCCAGCCATGTTCAGTGATGTGCTCGGGGACCGTGAAGAGGTCATGGACAATTATTGGAAACGCATACCGGGGATGTTTTATGCCGGGGATGTGGCTCGCAAGGATGAGGACGGCTATTTCTGGATTCAGGGTCGCGCTGATGATGTTCTTATCATTTCTGGGCACCGCATCGGCACTGCCGAAGTTGAGTGTGCACTGACCCGTCACCCGCAGGTAGCAGAAGCGGTTGTGGTCGGGGTTGCGGATAAGATTAAAGGGCAGGTCGCCAAAGGTTACGTGACCTTGAATCATGGTGTGGTGGAATCCGATGACCTGCATCACGAATTGAAGGAGCACATCCGTCGTGAACTCGGGCCGATTGTAATAGTGCGCAGTATTGAGTTCCGGGATGAACTGCCCAAAACGTCCAGTGGTAAGATTAAGCGGAGTGAGTTGGGGTAG
- a CDS encoding ATP-binding protein, with protein MPKTSLHMKILLWGWAILLCTLLLTFWFYYGTVSEELTASGRQNTSRLLNYVRWEISHSPVRPGTPQFQNEIKELGSHLDIRITYIKNGKVLADSGVAAERLSQLDDHSNRPEVIAAEAAGTGKNIRYSKTLQTRMIYVAQVMDTQGEFLRLAMPYSVIGERLDKIMLHFTVMLALLAIGSAILLIFVGKRTTSAVKEVSATAQAIGEGDYGKRIRVIPGGEYKLMAESINSMAKKIQGHIRIIEDQRNQLDAMFENMTEGIMVLDPQGKIESVNKSMTELIPDTQNFIGRVPLEVLTRHEIQDSVDKIIKHDSEKDSGSLIVDLADGRSMNITICSYKDYKARRKLILVFHDISEVRRVEKVLRDFVSNASHQLRTPLTSIKGYSETLIDNPPQDRKVLVGFLGTILDNANHMSKVITGMFALARSEYSGKKLRTRPTDLQKCIGLSMTNLRSLAENKNITISHGQIPQVNVTGTNEGLVQIFDNLIENAIKYAPGDTKVNIQAEIDAGYAVIKVVDQGPGIAAADKERIFERFFKLDENAVGHGSSGLGLALCRSLARNFNGDIWVESPVDAATGTGSSFCVKLPVTAEQASESEQDSQQGDYI; from the coding sequence TTGCCAAAAACATCATTACATATGAAGATTCTGCTATGGGGCTGGGCTATTCTGCTCTGCACCCTGCTGCTGACCTTCTGGTTTTACTATGGAACGGTGTCGGAAGAACTTACAGCTTCCGGCAGGCAAAACACTTCCCGACTCTTGAATTATGTCCGCTGGGAAATAAGCCACAGTCCGGTCAGACCCGGCACACCCCAATTCCAGAATGAAATCAAAGAGCTAGGCTCTCATCTCGATATCCGCATAACATATATCAAGAACGGCAAGGTTCTCGCTGATTCAGGAGTAGCTGCCGAAAGACTTTCTCAACTGGATGATCACTCCAACCGTCCTGAAGTAATCGCTGCAGAAGCCGCCGGAACGGGTAAAAATATCCGCTACAGTAAGACCCTGCAGACCCGCATGATCTACGTCGCGCAGGTCATGGATACACAGGGGGAATTCCTGCGTCTGGCTATGCCCTACTCGGTCATAGGCGAAAGGCTGGACAAAATCATGCTGCATTTCACAGTTATGCTTGCCCTTCTGGCTATAGGATCGGCAATTCTGCTCATTTTTGTTGGCAAAAGAACGACCTCTGCTGTCAAGGAAGTATCTGCCACCGCACAAGCCATCGGGGAGGGAGATTACGGCAAACGCATCCGGGTAATCCCCGGCGGCGAATACAAATTAATGGCCGAATCCATCAACTCCATGGCTAAGAAAATACAAGGCCATATACGTATAATCGAAGACCAGCGCAACCAGCTTGATGCCATGTTTGAGAACATGACCGAAGGAATCATGGTCCTCGACCCGCAGGGAAAAATCGAGTCGGTCAATAAATCCATGACCGAGCTGATTCCCGACACGCAAAATTTTATCGGCAGGGTTCCCCTTGAAGTTCTGACCAGACATGAAATTCAGGACTCGGTGGACAAAATTATCAAACACGACAGCGAAAAAGATTCGGGCTCACTGATTGTTGATCTTGCGGACGGACGTTCCATGAACATAACCATTTGTTCATACAAGGATTACAAAGCCCGCCGTAAGCTGATCCTTGTTTTTCACGATATCAGTGAAGTAAGGCGGGTGGAAAAGGTTCTCCGCGACTTTGTATCCAATGCTTCCCACCAACTGCGTACCCCGCTGACCAGCATCAAAGGCTACTCTGAAACCCTGATCGACAACCCTCCGCAGGACCGGAAAGTTCTGGTCGGATTCCTCGGGACCATTCTCGATAATGCCAATCACATGTCCAAGGTCATCACCGGAATGTTTGCTCTGGCCCGCAGCGAGTACTCAGGAAAAAAACTGCGCACCAGACCGACTGACCTTCAAAAATGCATCGGGCTGAGTATGACCAACCTGCGTTCCCTTGCTGAAAACAAAAACATAACCATAAGCCACGGCCAGATACCGCAGGTCAATGTGACCGGAACAAATGAAGGTCTGGTCCAGATTTTCGACAACCTGATCGAGAATGCAATCAAGTACGCTCCCGGTGATACCAAGGTAAATATTCAGGCTGAAATAGATGCCGGTTATGCGGTTATCAAAGTTGTGGATCAGGGTCCGGGCATTGCCGCTGCGGACAAAGAACGTATTTTCGAAAGATTTTTCAAACTGGATGAAAATGCTGTGGGGCACGGTAGTTCCGGACTGGGACTGGCACTGTGCCGCAGTCTTGCACGAAACTTTAACGGCGACATCTGGGTGGAAAGCCCGGTTGACGCAGCAACAGGTACCGGATCTTCATTTTGTGTGAAACTTCCGGTAACAGCTGAACAAGCTTCTGAATCCGAACAGGATTCACAACAAGGGGATTATATCTAA
- a CDS encoding desulfoferrodoxin has product MAELYEVYKCESCGNITMVLHAGPGNLACCGSDMVLMTENTVDAAKEKHVPVIEKVEDGFIVKVGEVAHPMEEKHWIEWIELSCGNARMIKQLKPGEAPEAKFCCCKDSNEPVVARAYCNLHGLWKA; this is encoded by the coding sequence ATGGCTGAACTATACGAAGTTTATAAGTGTGAAAGCTGCGGTAATATCACTATGGTTCTCCATGCCGGTCCAGGCAACCTTGCTTGCTGTGGATCAGACATGGTCCTCATGACTGAAAATACCGTTGATGCTGCCAAAGAAAAGCACGTTCCCGTTATTGAAAAAGTTGAAGACGGATTTATTGTTAAGGTTGGTGAGGTTGCTCACCCCATGGAAGAAAAACACTGGATCGAATGGATTGAACTTTCCTGCGGCAATGCACGCATGATCAAGCAGCTCAAGCCCGGCGAAGCACCGGAAGCAAAGTTCTGTTGCTGCAAAGACAGCAATGAACCCGTTGTTGCCCGCGCATACTGTAACCTGCACGGCCTCTGGAAAGCATAA
- a CDS encoding LytTR family DNA-binding domain-containing protein, whose translation MPSLKTLILHPDAEVRAAIRESLRGVKLVRVLGETVSADEALELHKAVGYGIIFLGFDFDEGLSGVELAQALGASKHKPGLIFVAGDETQAYQAFELGAVDYLIWPPDAERMQKTLERIARFKSHFREIPEPSDWKDSGSGVETGEETLQLSLGEDEQDKFLSALKNAWDFSQTRQPEIEKLPVNQDGRMMLIPYTQIIFVEAYEDYSYVHTANQKFLTSHRLKNLEERLGPHRFFRVHRKYLVNLEMVTEIASLPGSNFMLRTAGRTRIELPISRRRISKLKQILGM comes from the coding sequence GTGCCCAGCCTTAAGACATTAATTCTCCATCCGGACGCCGAGGTCCGTGCCGCCATCCGCGAATCTCTTCGCGGGGTAAAACTGGTGCGCGTCTTGGGGGAGACGGTCAGTGCTGATGAAGCATTGGAGTTGCATAAGGCTGTGGGGTACGGGATTATTTTTTTGGGTTTTGATTTTGATGAAGGCCTCAGCGGGGTTGAGCTTGCACAGGCCCTTGGTGCCAGCAAGCATAAGCCGGGACTGATATTCGTTGCCGGCGACGAGACTCAGGCTTATCAAGCCTTTGAGCTGGGTGCGGTTGATTATCTTATCTGGCCGCCTGATGCTGAGCGTATGCAGAAGACTCTTGAACGCATTGCCCGTTTCAAAAGTCATTTTCGCGAAATTCCCGAACCCTCGGATTGGAAGGATTCAGGCTCCGGGGTTGAGACCGGCGAGGAAACCCTGCAGCTTTCCCTCGGAGAGGATGAGCAGGACAAATTTTTATCCGCATTAAAGAATGCATGGGATTTTTCCCAGACCCGCCAGCCGGAGATAGAAAAACTTCCGGTTAACCAGGACGGGCGCATGATGCTGATACCCTATACCCAAATCATTTTTGTGGAAGCGTATGAGGATTATTCCTATGTGCATACCGCCAATCAGAAATTTCTTACCTCTCATCGCCTGAAAAATCTTGAAGAACGTCTGGGACCGCACCGTTTTTTTCGGGTGCATCGCAAATATTTGGTAAATCTGGAAATGGTCACGGAGATAGCATCTTTGCCGGGCAGTAACTTTATGCTTCGTACTGCCGGACGGACAAGGATTGAACTGCCTATCAGCCGTAGGCGGATCAGCAAACTCAAGCAGATTCTGGGGATGTGA
- a CDS encoding inorganic phosphate transporter: MDIYDLFFYMSLFAGFMMAFNLGANDVANSMASAVGAKAITIRQAVLIAGTLNFAGAVFLGSQVTATVSKGIINPAAISDPKIIMIGMFSALLAAGLWVLVSTFTALPVSSTHSIVGAILGFGLVAGGPDVVNWFKMVGIVMSWIISPFFAATIAYAIFTHIRKTILFKKDFIQQAKKWAPIWMGLTVLLISLSFLYKTPVGKSLKLPFLGSLALGFGIAALVWFAGRLAVNKLVGDPEEGAEAVENTFRKLQVGTSCYVALSQGANDVANAIGPVAAIYLISKEHVLLAKADVPIGLLIMGGLGIAVGIALMGHKVMGTVGEKITVLTNTRGFAVDFGAASTVLTASNLGLPVSSTHAAVGAVVGVGLARGFSAVNFKILGRIVLYWVLTVPIAAITSITIFSLLKWAFI; encoded by the coding sequence ATGGATATTTACGATCTGTTTTTTTACATGTCCCTGTTTGCAGGGTTCATGATGGCTTTCAACCTAGGCGCAAACGACGTGGCCAACTCCATGGCCTCGGCTGTAGGAGCCAAAGCCATCACCATCCGGCAGGCAGTACTGATTGCAGGGACTCTTAACTTTGCCGGAGCTGTTTTCCTCGGCTCCCAGGTAACCGCAACAGTCAGTAAAGGGATTATCAACCCGGCGGCAATTTCCGATCCGAAAATTATTATGATCGGTATGTTCTCGGCCCTGCTGGCAGCAGGATTATGGGTACTCGTATCAACATTCACGGCTTTGCCTGTATCATCAACCCACTCCATTGTAGGCGCAATCCTCGGATTCGGACTCGTTGCAGGCGGACCGGACGTGGTCAACTGGTTTAAGATGGTCGGGATTGTCATGTCCTGGATCATTTCACCATTCTTCGCCGCAACCATTGCCTATGCCATCTTCACTCACATCAGGAAAACAATCCTTTTCAAAAAAGACTTCATCCAGCAGGCAAAGAAGTGGGCTCCCATCTGGATGGGGTTGACAGTCCTGCTGATTTCCCTTTCCTTTTTATACAAAACTCCGGTAGGTAAAAGTTTGAAGCTCCCCTTTTTGGGATCTCTGGCCCTCGGGTTCGGTATTGCCGCTCTGGTCTGGTTTGCCGGACGCCTAGCTGTAAACAAGCTTGTCGGAGACCCGGAAGAAGGAGCGGAAGCAGTGGAGAACACATTCCGCAAACTTCAGGTCGGAACTTCCTGTTATGTGGCCCTTTCACAGGGAGCCAACGACGTAGCCAATGCCATCGGCCCGGTTGCAGCCATCTACCTTATCTCCAAGGAACACGTACTGCTGGCAAAAGCCGATGTACCTATAGGGCTGCTGATCATGGGCGGTCTGGGCATTGCCGTAGGTATTGCTCTTATGGGCCATAAAGTGATGGGCACTGTGGGTGAAAAAATCACCGTATTGACCAACACCCGCGGATTTGCAGTTGACTTTGGTGCCGCATCGACCGTACTCACTGCGTCCAACCTCGGTCTGCCTGTTTCCTCCACCCACGCCGCAGTAGGCGCGGTTGTCGGTGTAGGTCTCGCAAGGGGGTTTTCAGCAGTCAACTTTAAAATTCTCGGAAGGATCGTGCTTTACTGGGTACTTACCGTCCCAATTGCAGCGATCACAAGTATAACAATCTTCAGCCTGCTCAAATGGGCTTTCATTTAG
- the rbr gene encoding rubrerythrin, with protein sequence MSQLKGSKTETNILTAFAGESQARNRYTYFASKAKKEGYVQISKVFEETANQEKEHAKRLFKLLEGGEVEVTAAFPAGVIGSTVENLKEAAGGERHEWEEMYPDFAKVAEEEGFTAIAAIFRAIAVAEEFHEKRYLALAKNIEDGKVFKKDNAIIWQCQNCGYIHEGDSAPHKCPACDHPQAHFQVVCENW encoded by the coding sequence ATGTCCCAACTCAAAGGTTCCAAAACTGAAACAAATATTCTGACAGCATTTGCAGGAGAATCTCAGGCCCGTAACCGTTACACCTACTTTGCCTCCAAGGCCAAAAAAGAAGGTTACGTGCAGATTTCCAAAGTCTTCGAAGAAACCGCAAATCAGGAAAAAGAACACGCCAAGCGCCTGTTCAAACTCCTTGAAGGTGGCGAAGTGGAAGTAACTGCAGCCTTCCCCGCAGGGGTAATCGGTTCCACCGTTGAAAACCTCAAAGAAGCAGCAGGCGGCGAAAGGCATGAATGGGAAGAGATGTATCCCGACTTCGCCAAGGTTGCTGAAGAAGAAGGCTTTACTGCTATTGCCGCTATTTTCCGTGCAATCGCTGTAGCCGAAGAATTTCACGAAAAAAGATACCTCGCCCTGGCCAAGAATATCGAAGACGGCAAGGTCTTCAAAAAAGACAACGCGATCATCTGGCAATGCCAGAACTGTGGATACATCCACGAGGGTGATTCCGCACCACATAAATGTCCTGCATGTGACCACCCTCAGGCACATTTTCAGGTCGTCTGTGAGAATTGGTAA
- a CDS encoding DUF47 family protein, translating to MHFRLPFLGLIVNKNPMDGLVKHYDKIAECIHIINDSVECYVAGNDTCREFSELIEQIDTVEGQADKIKRSIRNHLPHSMFMAVDKVLFFNYTRSQDNILDNAQEALHWLAMRKVSIPSEYQKDLILLLSEVNDTTTSLGPALKATIALNEGKSIDREGTKNKFRKVRKHYARSMEMRRELAKKIYNSDMDFKDIYQLMHFVDCLNEMAHQAETCADMLRAMIAR from the coding sequence ATGCACTTTCGTCTTCCTTTCTTAGGTCTTATCGTTAACAAGAACCCCATGGACGGGCTGGTCAAGCACTACGACAAAATCGCCGAGTGCATTCATATCATCAATGATTCCGTTGAATGCTATGTTGCCGGAAACGACACCTGCCGGGAATTCAGCGAACTTATTGAACAGATTGATACTGTTGAAGGCCAGGCAGACAAAATCAAACGCTCCATCCGCAACCACCTGCCTCATTCCATGTTCATGGCTGTGGATAAAGTACTTTTCTTCAACTACACCCGTAGTCAGGACAACATTCTGGACAATGCCCAGGAAGCCCTGCACTGGCTGGCCATGCGCAAGGTATCAATCCCTTCTGAATACCAGAAAGACCTGATCCTGCTGCTTTCCGAGGTAAATGACACCACGACCAGCCTCGGCCCCGCACTCAAGGCAACAATTGCCCTCAACGAGGGTAAATCCATTGACCGTGAAGGCACCAAGAACAAGTTCCGTAAAGTACGCAAGCACTACGCACGTTCAATGGAAATGCGCAGGGAACTGGCCAAAAAAATCTACAATTCCGACATGGACTTCAAAGACATCTACCAGCTCATGCACTTCGTAGACTGCCTCAACGAAATGGCGCATCAGGCTGAAACCTGCGCTGACATGCTGCGGGCAATGATCGCCAGATAG
- a CDS encoding phage regulatory CII family protein, with translation MSEKIEKAIQELVLNGPVSLEELAEMLGKSPKTLVREVNPEDKKAKLGAETLVEIMRITGGVEPLKLMAEELDFTIESID, from the coding sequence ATGTCTGAAAAAATAGAAAAAGCGATTCAGGAGCTGGTCCTGAACGGTCCGGTGTCATTGGAAGAACTGGCTGAAATGTTGGGTAAGTCACCAAAAACACTGGTTCGAGAGGTTAATCCAGAGGACAAGAAGGCCAAGCTTGGCGCGGAAACCCTTGTTGAGATCATGCGTATCACAGGCGGGGTTGAACCTTTGAAGTTGATGGCTGAAGAATTGGATTTTACAATCGAATCCATTGATTAG
- a CDS encoding transcriptional repressor, with amino-acid sequence MKIGQRRSKQRELILEELKGLTCHPTADELYERVRKRLPNISLGTVYRNLELMADHGVILKIETSGKNRFDGNAEPHPHIRCLQCGRVDDVMNEVIVPEIDEIAARGYDVKGCSIEFFGLCPECRNKIQ; translated from the coding sequence ATGAAAATAGGACAAAGAAGATCGAAGCAAAGAGAACTTATACTTGAGGAACTCAAAGGATTGACCTGTCATCCCACAGCGGACGAACTGTACGAAAGAGTGCGCAAGAGACTCCCTAACATCAGCCTGGGTACTGTTTACCGCAATCTGGAGTTAATGGCAGACCACGGAGTCATCCTCAAGATTGAAACAAGCGGCAAAAACAGATTTGATGGTAATGCCGAACCGCACCCGCATATAAGATGTTTACAATGCGGTAGGGTGGATGACGTGATGAACGAAGTAATCGTCCCTGAAATCGACGAAATTGCGGCAAGGGGATACGATGTTAAGGGATGTTCCATCGAATTTTTTGGCTTATGCCCGGAGTGTAGGAACAAAATACAATAA